A portion of the Corticium candelabrum chromosome 5, ooCorCand1.1, whole genome shotgun sequence genome contains these proteins:
- the LOC134179256 gene encoding uncharacterized protein LOC134179256: protein MKKGNGQWDDKKCSDKGTKYYYVCETPTLTTHSPPLTTASSMQCQSCWTRSGLSCYLLVTVSKSWDAARADCISKGGNLTSITSADENSFVLSLRGTFTDDIEDAWIGLHDQVVENTFVWIDGTNSTYTNWNTGTNEPNDFGGAGCVRIASDGTWKDQKCGDLYPYVCKYKLTLPTYTTQNPTTLLATTSVTTLAVTSDVAPTSKSSITNSPSTASLVTPSLTTVAATTVRATTSRPTAPLPITTKLTVSTNGASSTTLEGSTQLSTIMSTFVSMAKGSTSVTTVVSRPTSPEVSTQQSTTTPTTHASSRESSRADKSTTRISTAPVARVNSSLSTSTLLSSASTKTADTNKSTSSNSTLYGGVAAAVVVIVVVASLLFAFLFWRRRANKQDPEAFQLQLSGARFTKRESEDVYCEPTTTIIDKPTQAPIQDASKSVSNGTTANVRFTKHASTVEVELYCEPITTMANKPTQAPIESLVDESEYLVPAFTEKLEKRQSSNRSTSNCVGVNTTNEDRYERISDKCWTERDVKHAEIVSESVDAQMAVYAVCYADTESDVNDVETTTREHNAFTTSMKSDDDDKYWEPAFTERELYGQLERRRFRHIDRRDLIDRKEIGSGEFGVVEKAVWHVNDREKLSVAVKTLTNEADVNDRVKFLREGAINGQFRHRNVVRLHGVVTIGSPIMLVLEYMQNGDMKNYLVNQSLNGKCSCPGFDKTLLNMCRDIASGMRYLSRKSFVHRDLAVRNILLGKELTCKIADFGMARDVSDNNYYVAKGGKVPIRWCAPETWNYKRFSSASDVWSYGVVLYEVWSVGQRPFGSISNGKVMEKVEAGYRLPPPPGCSRSLYHLMIDCWHPDTHERPSFGNIMQRLAASEDFLLTNTQGEASIEGNLGDTLDVVRKQSVNNIIPGVATSLVGEMQNVIQIRLRGIMVFASLNSFLLVALVLQSLTEVPGCSPGWTSSGNSCYRYFSTKRNWDSAEADCVSLGGHLVSITSNAENGVVFTFRGTNRRDYVWIGLNDKAVEDLFVWSDGTNSSYRHWSNGQTNSDGLDCTRMESDSEWAVRKCSSSYYYVCESPAPITTTHSPTTIASSMQCQSGWTRSGLSCYLLVAIPKAWDEAETDCINKGGHLTSIASDNENSLVLTLRGTSTADTDDAWIGLNDRVLEDTFVWSDGTQSTYTNWDGSISEPNGSGDCARIVSDGTWRDQRCTSVYPYVCKYDLTPSTYTTQSPTTLSATTLHTSTAATTTIPTKSSTTPSTTSRSLTATRDRSTTTTRNSATILTVTSQSTLRPTTLLLPTTPEVSSKSSINVSTHASSTEITRQATSTTSEAGMLTARASSTKTIGTEHTPTSLDRDTPTSADKTVVAGETKTSSSNSALYAGVAAAVAVTVLIASVILACLFWKRRKSKHRSETSQTHSAGGCHFNNHGLATLDNNVYCDPTAAVYCDPTATVSHDPTKPTMINKPTEALIQMLESENQYLACAFRDYLQTLQSSNRQQTNDDATTTTRDEDGSYQARLINVAPAEYAEIVGKGFDIESPETAYESLVEQPQAITTTEANTQCYQNVAFGEDSELAAADVTEGEQDILPTLLSAEDEDTYCEPASTEQELYGQLEGHRFRQIYRCDVTNMENIGSGAFGFVEKAVWRANDRENIAVAVKTLKNEADASDRVKFLREAVITGQFRHRNLIRLYGVVIVGSPIMLVLEYMQNGDLKNYLEKHRLESVGKCCFTGFDKILLKMCRDIANGMEYLSRKSFVHRDVAARNVLLDSKLTSKIADFGMARDVSGDTYYTITGGKLPIKWCAPEIWNYKRFSTASDVWSYGVVLYEVWSVGLRPFGYINNSEVMKKVEIGYRLPPPPGCSRSLYHLMIDCWHPDSHERPSFGNIVQRLATADEFLLSNRNGEALIEGKLGDELNVSENCYTDLQHIYKKY, encoded by the exons ATGAAAAAAGGAAACGGCCAGTGGGATGATAAGAAATGTTCTGACAAGGGTACCAAGTACTACTACGTTTGTGAAACTCCAACGCTGACCACCCATTCTCCACCTCTTACTACTG CGTCATCCATGCAATGCCAGTCATGCTGGACTCGTAGTGGACTGAGTTGTTACCTTCTTGTTACAGTGTCTAAATCTTGGGATGCAGCAAGGGCAGACTGCATTAGTAAAGGAGGAAATCTCACATCCATCACATCAGCCGACGAAAACTCTTTTGTTCTAAGCTTGAGAGGAACATTCACAGATGACATAGAGGACGCATGGATTGGTTTGCATGATCAAGTTGTTGAGAATACGTTTGTATGGATAGACGGCACAAAtagcacatacacaaactgGAACACTGGAACCAATGAACCCAATGACTTTGGTGGTGCAGGTTGTGTAAGAATAGCATCTGATGGAACGTGGAAAGATCAGAAGTGCGGAGACTTGTATCCATACGTGTGTAAGTATAAGCTCACGCTCCCTACATATACCACACAAAATCCGACAACTTTGTTAGCTACGACATCAGTTACTACTTTGGCTGTTACAAGTGATGTTGCACCAACTAGCAAGTCTTCTATTACAAACTCTCCTTCTACAGCAAGTTTGGTTACCCCATCTCTGACCACTGTTGCAGCCACTACAGTTCGTGCTACGACTAGTAGACCTACCGCACCTTTGccaattacaacaaaattgaCAGTATCGACAAATGGTGCATCATCAACTACTCTTGAGGGCAGTACACAATTGTCTACTATTATGTCTACGTTTGTGTCAATGGCAAAGGGATCCACGTCAGTTACAACAGTCGTTTCACGGCCAACCAGTCCTGAAGTCAGTACACAACAGTCCACGACAACTCCAACTACGCATGCGTCATCAAGAGAGTCTTCAAGAGCAGATAAATCTACAACTCGTATATCAACAGCACCTGTTGCTCGCGTTAACAGCAGTCTTTCTACGTCAACGCTACTTTCATCCGCTTCAACGAAAAcagcagacacaaacaaatcaacttcTTCAAACAGTACATTGTACGGTGGAGTTGCTGCTGCCGTTGTCGTTATCGTTGTAGTCGCATCTTTACTTTTTGCTTTTCTCTTCTGGCGGAGACGAGCAAACAAGCAGGATCCTGAGGCGTTTCAACTACAGTTGTCAG GCGCCCGCTTTACTAAACGCGAATCAGAGGACGTTTACTGTGAacctacaacaacaataatcGACAAACCAACACAAGCACCAATTCAAGATGCAAGCAAATCTGTTTCTAATGGTACAACGGCAAACGTTCGTTTTACGAAACACGCATCAACAGTGGAGGTAGAACTCTACTGTGAGCCTATAACGACGATGGCGAACAAACCAACACAAGCACCAATCGAATCACTCGTGGATGAGAGTGAATATCTTGTGCCCGCCTTTACAGAAAAGTTGGAAAAAAGGCAATCAAGCAATCGATCAACGAGCAATTGCGTTGGCGTAAACACCACAAATGAGGATAGATACGAACGCATTAGTGACAAATGTTGGACAGAACGAGACGTCAAACATGCAGAAATTGTAAGCGAAAGTGTCGATGCTCAAATGGCAGTCTACGCGGTGTGTTACGCAGACACTGAATCTGATGTGAATGATGTAGAGACCACAACACGGGAGCACAAC GCATTTACAACGTCAATGAAATCAGACGATGATGATAAATATTGGGAACCAGCCTTTACAGAACGGGAACTCTACGGTCAACTTGAGAGACGACGATTCAGACACATCGACAGACGTGACCTCATCGACAGAAAAGAGATCGGATCGGG AGAATTTGGCGTTGTAGAGAAAGCAGTGTGGCATGTG AATGATAGAGAGAAGTTATCAGTGGCGGTCAAGACTCTGACGAATGAAGCTGATGTTAATGATCGCGTCAAGTTTCTTCGCGAGGGAGCGATTAATGGTCAATTTCGCCATCGAAACGTCGTTCGTCTCCATGGTGTTGTCACTATTGGATCTCCT ATCATGCTGGTTTTGGAATACATGCAGAATGGTGACATGAAGAACTACCTTGTGAACCAAAGCTTGAA TGGCAAGTGTAGTTGTCCCGGATTCGACAAAACGCTGCTAAACATGTGTCGTGATATCGCAAGTGGAATGAGATATCTTTCACGCAAGTCTTTTGTTCACAGA GATTTAGCTGTAAGAAACATTTTGTTGGGCAAAGAGCTGACGTGCAAG aTTGCAGATTTTGGCATGGCACGTGATGTTTCTGACAACAACTACTACGTAGCTAAAGGTGGAAAGGTTCCAATAAGGTGGTGTGCACCTGAG ACATGGAATTACAAGCGTTTTTCGTCTGCCAGTGACGTGTGGAGCTATGGAGTTGTTTTGTATGAAGTTTGGTCAGTAGGACAACGCCCTTTTGGGTCAATCAGCAATGGCAAG GTAATGGAAAAGGTTGAAGCTGGATAtcgtcttcctcctcctccgGGATGTTCTCGTTCTCTTTATCATCTTATGATTGACTGTTG GCATCCCGATACCCATGAAAGGCCAAGCTTTGGAAACATAATGCAGAGGCTTGCAGCGTCTGAAGACTTTCTACTGACTAACACACAAGGAGAGGCTTCAATTGAGGGAAACCTCGGTGACACGCTGGACGT TGTCAGGAAGCAAAGTGTCAACAATATCATCCCAGGTGTTGCAACCAGTCTTGTTGGAGAAATGCAGAATGTTATTCAAATT CGTTTAAGAGGCATCATGGTATTTGCGTCACTAAACTCGTTTCTGTTGGTCGCTCTCGTTCTTCAATCGTTGACTG AGGTTCCAGGTTGTTCACCAGGATGGACCAGCAGTGGCAATAGCTGCTATCGCTATTTTTCTACCAAGAGAAATTGGGATTCTGCTGAAGCTGATTGTGTGAGCCTAGGCGGTCATCTCGTATCCATCACGTCGAACGCCGAGAATGGTGTGGTCTTTACGTTCAGAGGAACGAATAGAAGAGACTATGTTTGGATTGGATTGAATGACAAGGCTGTAGAAGACTTGTTCGTATGGAGTGATGGTACCAATAGTTCGTACAGACACTGGTCTAACGGTCAAACCAACAGTGATGGTTTAGACTGCACGAGAATGGAATCGGACAGCGAGTGGGCTGTAAGAAAGTGCTCTAGCAGCTATTATTACGTTTGTGAATCTCCAGCACCGATCACGACCACGCACTCACCGACTACAATCG CATCATCAATGCAATGTCAATCAGGCTGGACTCGTAGTGGACTGAGTTGTTACCTTCTTGTTGCAATACCCAAAGCTTGGGATGAGGCAGAAACAGACTGCATCAATAAAGGAGGGCATCTCACTTCTATCGCATCAGACAACGAGAACTCTTTAGTTTTAACTTTGAGAGGAACATCCACAGCAGACACAGATGACGCATGGATTGGCTTGAATGATAGAGTCTTGGAGGATACGTTTGTATGGAGTGACGGCACGCAAAGCACGTACACAAACTGGGATGGTTCGATCAGCGAGCCTAATGGCAGTGGCGATTGTGCGAGGATAGTATCTGATGGAACATGGAGAGATCAAAGGTGTACGTCTGTATATCCATACGTGTGTAAATATGATCTCACGCCGtctacatacacaacacagtcACCGACGACTTTATCGGCTACGACATTACACACGTCAACAGCtgcaactacaacaataccTACTAAGTCGTCTACCACACCATCGACCACTAGTAGATCTCTTACAGCCACTAGAGATCGTTCTACAACCACAACTAGAAATTCTGCCACGATTCTTACAGTTACATCGCAATCTACTTTAAGACCAACAACTCTCTTGTTACCAACTACTCCTGAAGTCAGCTCAAAATCGTCTATCAATGTTTCTACGCATGCGTCATCAACAGAGATTACAAGACAAGCTACATCTACAACCAGCGAGGCAGGAATGCTTACTGCTCGTGCTAG TTCCACAAAAACTATAGGGACGGAGCATACACCAACTTCTCTTGATCGAGATACCCCAACGTCAGCAGACAAGACGGTAGTAGCGGGcgaaacaaaaacaagttCATCAAACAGCGCATTATACGCTGGAGTTGCAGCTGCAGTGGCTGTCACTGTGTTAATCGCATCTGTAATACTGGCGTGTCTTTTCtggaaaagaagaaaaagcaAGCACCGTTCCGAGACATCTCAAACGCATTCGGCAG GTGGATGCCACTTTAATAACCATGGCTTAGCTACACTGGACAATAACGTTTATTGTGATCCTACAGCAGCCGTTTACTGTGATCCTACAGCAACCGTTTCCCATGATCCTACAAAACCAACGATgataaacaaaccaacagaagCATTAATCCAAATGCTTGAAAGTGAGAATCAATATTTAGCTTGCGCCTTTAGAGACTACCTACAAACACTGCAATCGAGTAACcgacaacaaacaaacgatGACGCCACGACAACAACTAGAGACGAGGATGGATCTTACCAAGCAAGACTAATAAATGTGGCACCAGCAGAATATGCAGAAATTGTTGGTAAAGGTTTTGATATTGAAAGCCCAGAGACTGCGTACGAGAGTTTAGTCGAACAACCACAAGCAATTACAACGACAGaagcaaacacacaatgtTACCAAAATGTGGCATTTGGCGAAGACTCAGAGTTGGCTGCTGCAGATGTCACAGAAGGAGAGCAAGAT ATATTACCAACGTTACTGAGTGCAGAGGATGAGGATACGTATTGTGAACCGGCTTCCACAGAACAGGAACTATATGGGCAACTCGAAGGGCATCGATTCAGACAGATCTACAGGTGTGACGTCACCAACATGGAAAACATCGGATCCGG AGCATTTGGTTTCGTAGAGAAGGCAGTGTGGAGAGCG AATGATAGAGAGAATATTGCAGTGGCGGTGAAGACTCTGAAGAATGAGGCTGATGCTAGTGATCGCGTCAAGTTTCTTCGGGAGGCAGTGATCACGGGTCAATTCCGTCATCGAAACCTAATTCGTCTGTATGGTGTTGTTATCGTTGGATCCCCA ATAATGCTGGTCTTGGAATACATGCAGAATGGTGATCTGAAGAATTATCTTGAGAAACACAGACTAGA ATCCGTCGGGAAGTGCTGTTTCACGGGTTTTGACAAAATTCTGTTGAAAATGTGTCGTGATATTGCAAACGGAATGGAATATCTTTCGCGCAAGTCTTTCGTTCACAGG GATGTAGCTGCAAGGAACGTTCTGCTGGACAGTAAGCTGACGTCAAAG ATCGCAGATTTTGGAATGGCACGTGACGTGTCTGGCGACACTTACTACACAATTACAGGCGGGAAATTGCCCATAAAATGGTGTGCTCCTGAG ATTTGGAACTATAAACGTTTCTCGACTGCCAGTGACGTGTGGAGCTATGGAGTTGTTCTCTATGAAGTGTGGTCGGTAGGACTACGTCCATTTGGTTATATCAACAATAGTGAG GTGATGAAGAAGGTTGAGATTGGCTATCGTCTTCCTCCTCCCCCAGGGTGTTCTCGTTCTCTCTATCATCTTATGATTGACTGTTG GCACCCTGATAGTCATGAGAGACCAAGTTTTGGAAATATCGTGCAGAGGCTCGCGACAGCTGACGAATTCCTTTTGAGTAACAGAAATGGAGAGGCTCTAATTGAAGGAAAACTCGGAGACGAGCTGAACGTGTCAGAAAACTGCTACACAGACTTGCAACACATTTACAAAAAATACTGA
- the LOC134179745 gene encoding ephrin type-A receptor 4a-like: MKSDDDDKYWEPAFTERELYGQLERRRFRHIDRRDLIDRKEIGSGEFGVVEKAVWHVNDREKLSVAVKTLTNEADVNDRVKFLREGAINGQFRHRNVVRLHGVVTIGSPIMLVLEYMQNGDMKNYLVNQSLNGKCSCPGFDKTLLNMCRDIASGMRYLSRKSFVHRDLAVRNILLGKELTCKIADFGMARDVSDNNYYVAKGGKVPIRWCAPETWNYKRFSSASDVWSYGVVLYEVWSVGQRPFGSISNGKVMEKVEAGYRLPPPPGCSRSLYHLMIDCWHPDTHERPSFGNIMQRLAASEDFLLTNTQGEASIEGNLGDTLDVSESCYTDLQHIYTKY; the protein is encoded by the exons ATGAAATCAGACGATGATGATAAATATTGGGAACCAGCCTTTACAGAACGGGAACTCTACGGTCAACTTGAGAGACGACGATTCAGACACATCGACAGACGTGACCTCATCGACAGAAAAGAGATCGGATCGGG AGAATTTGGCGTTGTAGAGAAAGCAGTGTGGCATGTG AATGATAGAGAGAAGTTATCAGTGGCGGTCAAGACTCTGACGAATGAAGCTGATGTTAATGATCGCGTCAAGTTTCTTCGCGAGGGAGCGATTAATGGTCAATTTCGCCATCGAAACGTCGTTCGTCTCCATGGTGTTGTCACTATTGGATCTCCT ATCATGCTGGTTTTGGAATACATGCAGAATGGTGACATGAAGAACTACCTTGTGAACCAAAGCTTGAA TGGCAAGTGTAGTTGTCCCGGATTCGACAAAACGCTGCTAAACATGTGTCGTGATATCGCAAGTGGAATGAGATATCTTTCACGCAAGTCTTTTGTTCACAGA GATTTAGCTGTAAGAAACATTTTGTTGGGCAAAGAGCTGACGTGCAAG aTTGCAGATTTTGGCATGGCACGTGATGTTTCTGACAACAACTACTACGTAGCTAAAGGTGGAAAGGTTCCAATAAGGTGGTGTGCACCTGAG ACATGGAATTACAAGCGTTTTTCGTCTGCCAGTGACGTGTGGAGCTATGGAGTTGTTTTGTATGAAGTTTGGTCAGTAGGACAACGCCCTTTTGGGTCAATCAGCAATGGCAAG GTAATGGAAAAGGTTGAAGCTGGATAtcgtcttcctcctcctccgGGATGTTCTCGTTCTCTTTATCATCTTATGATTGACTGTTG GCATCCCGATACCCATGAAAGGCCAAGCTTTGGAAACATAATGCAGAGGCTTGCAGCGTCTGAAGACTTTCTACTGACTAACACACAAGGAGAGGCTTCAATTGAGGGAAACCTCGGTGACACGCTGGACGTGTCAGAAAGCTGCTACACTGACTTGCAACACATTTATACAAAATACTGA
- the LOC134179743 gene encoding ephrin type-A receptor 4a-like: MIVDNTTQAPIQDASKSFHNGTTAGGHFTKRGSTMEVQVYCEPTTQGPIESPVNENGYLVPASTETLGKSQSCNQQTSNQVAVNTTNENEYERAVIGTERDIKNADIVSQSVDTEKAIYALCDADTYVNAPETTSREQNMFTASLKSDDDDKYWEPASTERELYGQLEGQRFRHIDRRDLIDRKEIGSGEFGVVEKAVWHVNDREKLAVAVKTLTSEADVNDRVTFLREGAINGQFRHRNVVRLHGVVTIGSPIMLVLEYMQNGDLKNYLVNQRSDRKCCLPGLNKTLLTMCRDMARGMDYLSRKSFVHRDLAVRNILLDKELTCKIADFGMARDVSDDNYYVTKGGKVPIRWCAPETWSYRRFSSASDVWSYGVVLYEVWSVGQRPFGSISNGEVMEKVEIGYRLPPPPGCSRSLYHLMIDCWHPDTHERPSFGNIVQRLGASNDSFLTNRKGEASIEGNLGDMLDVSENCYRDLQQTYAKY, from the exons ATGATAGtcgacaacacaacacaagcaccAATCCAAGATGCAAGCAAATCTTTTCATAATGGTACAACGGCAGGCGGTCACTTTACAAAACGCGGATCAACAATGGAGGTACAAGTTTACTGTGAACCTACAACACAAGGACCGATCGAATCACCCGTGAATGAGAATGGATATCTTGTGCCTGCCTCCACAGAAACGTTGGGAAAAAGTCAGTCATGCAATCAACAGACGAGCAATCAGGTTGCTGTAAACACCACAAATGAGAACGAATATGAACGAGCAGTAATAGGGACAGAACGAGACATCAAAAATGCAGATATTGTAAGCCAAAGTGTTGATACTGAAAAGGCAATCTACGCGTTATGTGATGCAGACACATATGTGAATGCTCCAGAAACAACTTCAAGGGAGCAGAAC ATGTTTACTGCTTCATTGAAATCAGACGATGATGATAAATATTGGGAACCGGCCTCTACGGAACGGGAACTTTACGGTCAACTTGAAGGGCAGCGATTCAGACACATCGATAGACGTGACCTCATCGACAGAAAAGAGATCGGATCAGG AGAATTTGGTGTTGTAGAGAAGGCAGTGTGGCATGTG AATGATAGAGAGAAATTAGCAGTGGCGGTCAAGACTCTGACAAGTGAAGCTGATGTTAATGATCGCGTCACATTTCTTCGCGAGGGAGCTATTAATGGTCAATTTCGCCATCGAAACGTCGTTCGTCTTCATGGTGTTGTCACAATTGGATCTCCT ATCATGCTGGTTTTGGAGTACATGCAGAATGGTGATTTGAAAAACTACCTTGTGAATCAAAGATCAGA TCGCAAGTGTTGTCTTCCCGGATTGAACAAAACGCTGCTAACTATGTGTCGGGATATGGCAAGAGGAATGGACTATCTTTCACGAAAGTCTTTCGTTCACAGA GATTTAGCTGTAAGAAACATTTTGCTGGACAAGGAGCTGACGTGCAAG ATTGCAGATTTTGGGATGGCACGTGACGTGTCTGACGACAACTATTACGTCACTAAAGGTGGAAAAGTTCCAATCAGGTGGTGTGCCCCTGAG ACATGGAGTTACAGACGATTTTCGTCTGCCAGTGACGTGTGGAGCTATGGAGTTGTTCTGTATGAAGTGTGGTCAGTGGGACAACGCCCTTTTGGGTCAATCAGCAATGGCGAG GTGATGGAGAAGGTTGAGATTGGATAtcgtcttcctcctcctcctggATGTTCTCGTTCTCTTTATCATCTTATGATTGACTGTTG GCATCCCGATACCCATGAAAGACCAAGTTTTGGAAACATAGTGCAGAGGCTTGGAGCATCCAACGACTCTTTTCTTACTAACAGAAAAGGAGAAGCTTCAATTGAAGGAAACCTCGGAGACATGCTGGACGTGTCAGAAAACTGCTATAGAGACTTGCAACAAACTTATGCAAAATACTGA